Part of the Falco cherrug isolate bFalChe1 chromosome 1, bFalChe1.pri, whole genome shotgun sequence genome, CGCAAATTTTACCGATCAAAAACAtgcacaattttcttttctcttccactgCCCTCCGCTCTCCGTATAgtagcaaataatttttctctgccAGTAATCCCACACCCACCATATAGGAAAAAATCACCTGGGAAGGCTGCCGGTGGCTACCATCTTAGCTGCGAAGCGCAGGACAGGGAGACTGCCCAAGTACGAGAAGTCGAATTACAGAAAACAACCGGATACTAGATCCACTCTGAATTTCAAAGCATGTCGTTTCACCTATTTCCATTCGCTCTCACGTGGTTCCCAAATTAGAAACAATCAGAATCCGTCTGGAAACAATATATGGCACCTTAATTGGGTTGGCTGTACTACAGACGTCAGCAACATATCACTTGGTAGatcatttttttactgtttctttaaaatactaaaaatagcTTCACTTTCATGCTTCACCTTTTCTATATCACATTATTACATACAtagtaagaaattaaaaaacccttcTCACTCCTTGCACACCGAAGATGCTAGAGAGCCCACTCCCACTGGAAGCAGGATCTGTCACCTAATTCAACAGAATTTTACTTAAAGGTTTGTCTCAGGTGCATGGCATTTacagaaaacctgttttctaATACATTTCCCTATAATACACCCATCAATGCATCTATTTAAAAGTCTGGAGCCGTTCAGTTATCTCTAAATACATCAATAACCCATTTAACTCACCTACTCCATGCATTCCAAGCGCAACACCATCCAGCAGACCAGAATCGCTGCATGGGACTTGAAAACCTACATTGAAAATCTCTCTCAGTTTTCACCCCAGCACTTCCCAAGTACTACACCCCTGCTACTCCATACTGAAGCCAGACTGAAGCCAAACTACATTCTTGTGAAATTATTCCAATAACAGAATTATCATCGTTTTCTTCATGAACCCTGGCAACTTGGACTAATCTTCAAACACAGTATTAACAAGTTAAGCAATAGGAATATGTAAACTATGCATAATTCCTCAGCACATCGGGAGAATAATTATAGCAACAACATACCAAATACAAAATGAGTGGGGAGGCATGAAGAGACACCCAGACAGAATGTACCAAATTAAGGAAGAGAGTTCTACAGTCTATGAAGCCAGATCAGCTATGGGCCACAGTCACCGTTGCTGTTTTAAGTACCCACTTAAATCAAATTACTAAAAACACTGAAACCAGCAGCCAATGAACACACCAGCCTCTGTCAGCTCCAGGTGTAGGCAAGACCAAGGCTAAGCTATGCCTATTCCAGATAATAAGCTTAGCTTTTGAGGAATACAATCCATTGGGAAAACATCTCTGGCCAAAgttaaaaacaacttttctggaTGCCAGTCAGCAGAAAGCCTTTTCAGGAGCTCTGTTCCCCAGTAGCTGAATCAGTATTtggaaagcaaatttttttagaaagaaaaaagatgactAGAGTGAGAAACTCATTTCAATATTCATATTCAAACTAACAATctgcaattaaaagaaaaattgctcaAAGACCGTTATGATTAAGGTTTTAATACGAGTCACAAAATACAATGGAAAAATGGGGATATGGCATACCACACAAGGAATacaaatttaaattattcactTAACTTCCTAGTTTGAAAAcgtttaaaatgctgaaaattgaAAATGGTGGGGTGATACACCCCATTACAGATGCAGAAAACTGTGAAACCTTTACCTTCAGGAGCATCTTACCCCATAAAGAAGCCTTAGAGGAGTCAGCATGCCCCAGCTACAGTCTACAACACGACAGTGGGACCTGTTACTCAATTGCTGGGTGTAGTACTCCAGTGAACTACATGTTCttaaagcaattatttaaaaGTTCTGATCATCTGTTAAATAAATCAAGCAAGCCAGGTTGTGGCTATGTTCTTGGTGGTGTATTTAGTAATTCCATAAACCCCAGAGCCCTGGAAGTCACTGAGCTTTAGAGAAATACAGAATGGACATTACTTCATCTCCCATCTTCATAAATCAGTAACTATCCTCACTACCACCTCGCTGAAGATGAGCAAGCCAGCAACATACAGGATACAAAATGTTTCGGCAATGGAtgctttggggtgggggcagtCAGGGTAACCACCtctacctcctcctctccccacctctGTATGCTGGCCAGTAATGAGTCGAGATCAAAACTGGagaataataaagaaaaatggacaaaccaaggtgggaaaaaaaaaggaaaagtattgcAGTAGAGCAGAAACACCTATAAAAGTTGCTATTCCACGACCAGGCATTTTCAGTGAGTGCGGGTAAGGATATAAGTTAAGTCTCCTGTATATCACACAGTAGCCTGCATTTCTGGGAAATACAGATACTTCAGTCCTCGATAAAAATCCTCGCCTCTTGATCTGCTAACAGTTCCCAGAAGCAAACATATATAAAAGCTCATCTATCAGAGGACAACttgaaacaaatacaaataagaCTTAAAAGAAGGCAAATATCCAAGTTACAGAGAACACAAGGGTTCCTTAATTTTacacttggagaaaaaaacagtactACGTGGACATTCTccaacatattttttaatgttattaacAGAAATAGCACCCCAGGCTGTGCTCAAGCAGATAAAAGTGTTAATCTATTTGCAATGTGAAGTGGAAGGGGGATCAAAAATACCATCTCATTAAATGGTATTTATTTGTTGCTAAGCGCACTATTTATTCAATTGAGAAGTTTACAAAATGACAAGGGTAACCGCAAGTAAGGTCACTACTTAATGTCAGTATCAAAGCTGATCCTCAACAGAATTTAAGCacctgccttttcttttatCTCAGCACAAAATGagatcttttccttctcttttttttacaCTTCAAAAGCCATGTAACACAACAAAATAGATGCCAAGCATGAAGGAACAGAGAGCATGCCAACATCTTTCAGCAATCATCTTTCCCTTGTCATCCATTATGTCAGATTTATCTATTTTTGCTTAATTCTTGTCCCAGCGATACGCATCCTTTCTCTCTCTAGACCgccaggctggctgggcttgAACTCAATATGGCTTCTTAAAATAGTTgagaaatattgaaaatatcTGAAGCGATGCTTGTAAATTAGAGCCTATTCATCAGCGCATCTTCTAGCTCCAGCTCAACCCGCGACTCCCCCAGAGAAGGGTCTGTCTCTGATTTCTTCACCTCAGAAATTCTACCCAACTTCACtatgcataatttaaaaaataaatagcctTTCTTTTGTGGAAGTATCTTCTCCTAAAAGCTCAGTCTTTACTACACATCTCACCCTCTGTTTGTTCTGACGATTACTTGCTTTTGACCCAAAGCTTCCCCTAACTGAGAATTACTGGTCAGTTAATTTGCCACTGCTCgctttctgttgctgctgctttttcccctccagagTTTTCAGACCCTCTGGACTGGCTTTACAGAACAGCAGACCCACCTGAACACTCTCCCTGCATCCTCCactccccaggctgctggctgtgtgAGCCTGCTCTCTCCACCTTTATTATCTGTAATATACTTCAACGACATCTCTCCCCACTGTTTTGGGTATTTACTTAAACGAATGGCCGCTAACAAGTTCAGATTCTTtagctgaaatacagaaatacaagcactgaaaggaaaaagcagctaTCATCACTATACTCCCTTACTGCCTGCGTAGCACTGATCACAGAATTTTCTCAGCCGGCTGCTGAATCAGATGAAGTTTCTACAGTGTACACACAAAATCATGAAGCCCAACACGTCCAGTAGGATTTATTAAATCACAAAGTCATCACTGTTGCTCCAGCACAAATGACATCACTCGGGAACCCAACCTCATCTACTGAGAGCGTGCTCTCCTGCAGCTACCGGCGCAACAAAGAACAGGGTTTGCGCACTAAAGAGCTGAAAGTACCGTCGCAAAAAGTTTTCCATGTAAGCTTAGGTTTTCTTGCGATGTTCGATGGGATGAAGGCCCACGGCAAGAAGCGAGTACAATGAATTCTCACGGAACTAAGTGACTGGCACCTGCAATTTAGCCTAAAACTTGTACCTAGCGCTGGGAGGCGATGCCAAGAGGAGGAGAGGCGTCCACGAGCCCTCGcaggtgctgctctgggaagctGGTATGCGGCACGGCCAAAGCCTTTAAGGACTTTGCTTGCACGAGCGGGCTGAAAACAGACAAGTCAAGCTCCGCAGCTGCCTTCACGCTTGCGTTAAGACGCTCGAAAAAATCGTTGGTAGGAAATAAAAACGACGAACAATTTGTTAACGATACCTCTTGCAAAAGCACTTGGCTGGGGGAAGGATTACACAAAGGATTTGCACACATTGCAACCGcaatcccccccccccgccccgccgccgttTCCTGAAGGCACTTCTCTGTCGCGACGGCTGCCGTGCTATCGCGATTCCCGCCGTGCAGTGGCGATGGAAGCCGGCTGCGAGGGGCCGGGGTGCGGGGGGCCTAGGCGGGCCGCTCCCCCCGTCCCCTCACAAGGACGCGCCGGGGAGCTCCGGGCTGAGGGGAGGCGGCCCCCGGGgaggcgggcgggccggggccgcctcCCGCCAGCGGCCCCGAGGCGCTGTCGCGACAAGGGGAGAGTCGCGACAGCGGCGATACCTCACGCCGCCTCAGAGGATGGGGGGAGGGGACACCCGGGAAGGAcaatgggggggtggggggggggtgggggccgCGCCGGTCCCGCCGCCCTGCCGAGGCGCCGGCCGCCTGTCAGCCCTGCCGGCCGCACTTACTCTCGGTGCCCCTGCCCGGGCCTCAtggcgccgccgccgctgtGCCCgtgccggccccgccgctcgccgccgccgccgcccgctctCGCCGTGGTGGCTGCGCCAGCCGCTCCCGCGCACGCGCGCTGCCCGCCaacggccccgccgccccgccccgcgcacgcgcggccccgccggggaggggggagagggcagggcCGCGCCgcggcgccccctggcggcgcCCGGGAGCGCCTACAGCGCCCAGCGCCgcggctggggggggtcccccGGGGGTCCCGCCCTCACCCTGcggccccagcccggctcccggCCGCGCACCCGCCGCCCCGCTGAAGCCAATTACAGCCCCTCCCGGCTGCAGCGCCGGGCTTATTAACCTAATTATCAAACCTCATTAAGGAGCTGCAGGTTGGGGTGGCAAAAGACTTTcagccccgcccccctccctcctcccgcCTGGAAGGAGCCCGGGACCCCCCAggacccgccccccccccggcatcACCTCccgcagccagggctggggcagcgggaccgggaccgggaccgggaccggaGCCGGGCAGGGAAGGATGGAAAGACACAAGTGCCCCGGTTTTTGGGAGCACATGGCAGTGCATGGGGCAAtggagggaagcagaggagcGGCAATCGCTGGGGCTGGGACCTTCTTTTATTGcaaggaaaatacaaagttgGCGATCAGCGTGCATGGGACCACCGCAGCCCCTGCTCGGGGGAACAAGGCTCTGTGCAGGCTTCCCAAGCCTGCTTTCCAGATAATCTTGTGTTCCCGACGCCGGTAAAGCACCTCCTCCAGGTCCCACCAGAGAGGGACGGTGGGCACGGGATTTGCTCAGCAGGTCTGGGCTCCGGGCAGGAGCAGCGTCCCCACCGGACCCCACCAGATCTCTTCGCTCAAttgctggggcagcagcccaggctctCCTCACTCCTCAGGGATGTTCATTTATAACAGCACGTGGCAGATTTACCTGGATTTCTGGCCAGAGGCTACCCAGTGCTCCAAACACCCCAGCACAGGTGCGTGGGGAGCTGAAACTCAAGCCTCCAACACCAGGTCCACGTGCAGActggcagggagggcaggggcccAGACATGTGGACACGGTGCCCAGCTCTACCGCACTCCATGCCAAGGGCTCCGCAGCGTGGCACACGGTGCCCCAGCCCTCAGCCTTGCTCACCCTGACCTGTGCCAAATGTTGTCCATCCCGATATCCCATTAGCCCTGATCTGCAGaacctgctgcttctcccattTGGGGCTTTTCTTTAGTTGCTGTGTTTGTATCTGTGACCTTGGTGCAAAGAGTAATGACTTTGAACTAACTCTGGTGCAATAAACTATTCAAATTCCTAAGAAAGGGAGTCTGCTCTGGTTCTGCGTGATGAACAAGCCATTCTGAAGAAGTAAACATCTATGAGATGCCGCTAGTGGCATCTTCAGACCAAGCCACTCAACATTTGTTTGTCAGCCAAACATCCAGAAATGTGGACAGGCAGGACGCCACTGGGCAccagaaacaaaatgcacagGGGCAGAAAGACACCTGTTCCCTGCTCTGTTTCCCCTTCTGATTAATATGCTCCAGCAAATGCTCACAAGCCCAACGAGCCATTCTCTTCCCTGTTCCTCTCACCGGCACCCAGGGAAGCAGCTCATACACACACCAAGAACGGATCATGGTTCCGTTTCTCACTTCTCCAGGAACCCCCAGACCAGACTCAGCCTCTGGAGCAAGTACCACGTGCCAGGAACAGCAAACTGCTTAGGAGGTGTGTCATTTTAGGAAATGTGAcaggggaaagagaaggaacaaGCATTTTTACAAACTACCGCACAGAAGAGGtcaaaatgaaagcagcagctggcagtcATCTAAAAGGGTGGTGTACACAAGCCTGCAGGAAGGGTTCCCACACAGGAGTTGGAAACCACCGACCTTTATGATCTACAGAGAGTTTAAGAGCTCCCTCTGTCACACTCGGCCATTACAGAGCACTTCAGGTGGCCAGAAAACCTGCCACTCAGGCTGCCTGGGCAAAACTTCCATGAGGGCAGGGAGCAAAGCCGACACAAGACCACCTCGTGGGCTGGGGTAGCCTCTTCCTCCCGTGTGACCACTGCTGGAGCGATTCAGCCTTCAGAAGAAGTGAGAGGCATGTACTGACGACCCTTCGCTGCAACCCTTTGTCCACTAAGAGGCAAGTTCTGCTCCTGACCTTCCAGGCACAAACGCTTCACAGCAAGGATGGAGGACGTAGCCCAAAAGTGGATGACAGCTCTGTAAAGGTGCAGCTGTTTCTCTGATGTCCGTGCCCAGTGTCCACAAGATAAGGTGCCGTAGAAGGtctgaagattttatttcagtttgggCTACTCCCAGAAAGAATAATATATTCCACGGCGGCCCACTACACTGATTCCATCATCCTCTGTTTCTAGATTGAACAAAAGGTGCCAAGATACCCACAGGGTCAAACAGGACTGGTTTCTCCACATGACCAGAGAGCTCAAGGGCTCTTGAAACATACACAAAGAGCTCAACTCTTCATCTCCACCCCGAGTTTCAAGCAGACATCACACAGGAAAACGTTCATCAGGTCCTGGCCAGCCTCCTGAGCAATCCTGCTGATAACCTTACCTCCTCTTCCAATCAACATCATCTGTATTAAAACCCAGAGAAAAGATCATCATACTCATCCTTACATTGCTTAACTGCGGGGAGAAACCACCCAGGAAAACAGCAGAGTAGCCACAGAAGCAATGAAAAGGGACACAGCAGTCAGAGACATCTCAAGATCAGACCATGGACAACTTCAGAAAGGTGTAAGCTGTTACTGATCAGCCTGTGCCGGTCAGGCACCTGGCTCTTCCCAAGAGACCCCCCCAGGTGAGGGAAAGGGGATCACAGCAAGGATGCACATGTGTTGGACCTGGGGAACCTCCATTCACACCCCCCCATGCCCCATCTCTCTGCCGTTACTCACCATATGAGCCTTCCTTGGGACCACAAGTTTCTGCACGATGAGGAGCTCCCCACTCGGTCCTTCCTCCCACATCTCTGTCACCTGCAACAGCAAGCGTGCACTCAGTGATCCTGCAAAGTGCCTCAGGAGCCACAGACACCGCTCCCTCCCCGACACAGGCATGCAAGGGTGGCCCCCCTTCAGAGAGAGGGTCTCAGAGCACCCCACGGGCAAGTCCCAAGTCACCCTCCAGGGTTTGTAAAAACTCTGGAAGACTTCACAGATTCAAACAGATGGATTCTCATCACATCATCACTATTTCCAATAAAACAGCTCAAAGGCAAGTCTGCTTGTGCATGCTTCCCACCTGAACCACGCCGTAGGGCACTTCCAGTGGCAGATACTCCAGTATCTTCTCCCTGATTATATTATCACAGATCTCTTGAGGTGACTGGCTGGTCAAGACCCTGCTGTGAAACTCCCAAGGGCCTGGCTTAGCTTGCATCAGGAGGTACTGCTGTGAGCACAAAACACACATCACACCCATCAGCTTTCACGTACCACTTACACGGTGCCACCAACCCCTGTGCTCATCTGGCAGCAAGTCACCTACAAGGACGCTGCTGCTAGTCAGGCATCAGGGCAGTTGTTTAGTATCTTTggtggggaaaggagaaagggaagctCCTGAAACTCATAAACCCCACCAAAGGATCACACCTCCCTAGAGCCATTTGTATGAGTTACAAAAGCCCACAGTATATCTGGTAGCTGAAAGATAAAGTATTGGGTGCCTGCATCACTACAAAGAAGCTGCTGTTTGGACAGCTCCAAAGAAGAATTCTGTACAGAAAACTTGGAGATACAGTACAGACACACCCCACAGTGACAGGCAACACATCCCTCTGCCACACCCCAGgccaagaacagcagctctgctgcttcctcacAGGAGATGAAGCTCAGTATGAAGTACCGGGGTCCCACAAGGGTAAGAGCACACCAGCCTCAAAGCGTAACAGAGGTTCAGACTGCAGTTACCTTCAGTGTATCCACCTCCTCCCCATGGAGAGCTGCCAGCATGAAGATCTCCTGGAAGCACGGCCAGCCTTTCGTATTTTCTAGATCTCTGGGTCCATAGTGCTTTGCCCCTTCTGCTTCTGTGACAAGACTGGACTCGGAAGCCTTCGTATCACTGCTCTTGCCCAAGCTAGAGCCTTCTTGGGCTTGATCTGTTTCCTGCAGGCACTGAGACACAGGAGCCCTATTCTCAGGTGGAGAAGCCTCAGTGATTTGAAGAGGAGACTTCGCTGAAGAACAGGAATTATGTTTAAATGCAGATGTCACTTCCAGTTTCTTTCCACCTACAATTCCCTCTGTTAGGTCATTTACTAGTTCCAGCAAGAtaaatttcttctttagaaGATCCACCTAAAGTGAGAGACAGGTGTCACAAATTTGTCCTAAATGAGGTTGGCAGCTAGGCCCTGGATCTGAAGGAGCCAGAAGAAACCACCcacaggaggcagctgctgcaggacaaGGCTTCTGCAACAGAATCAGACAGTCTTCCGACCACAGGCCAAACCAGAGTGTCAGCAGTTCCAGCACAGTTTGTCCAAACACCGTCATCTTGACAGCAACACCTCCATCAGCTCAGTCAAGATTCTCACTGGCCATCCCCACTGTGGTGCCAGCTCCTCTTCCCAAAGCTGATTTAAACCCCAGTCTGCAGCCTGTATCTTCAGGGATGCACGAGCATACaacatgtatacatatatacatttatacacaCTTATATATTC contains:
- the ERAL1 gene encoding GTPase Era, mitochondrial isoform X3 — its product is MLLAARPARAARRPGQDIIIYSRLLESCAPRAAATPARRSGSSSALGSILGIPAEKPADTLGQHPPPVATSKKEQYRLLQNRPDQPQNPKVLRIAIIGAPNAGKSTLSNQLLGRKVFPVSKKVHTTRCKARGVVTSGDTQLIILDTPGLTSPFKAKRHKLDEAMLTDPWDSVKHADLVLVLVDVSDHWTRNSLSKEVLRCLSRFPQIPSVLVLNKVDLLKKKFILLELVNDLTEGIVGGKKLEVTSAFKHNSCSSAKSPLQITEASPPENRAPVSQCLQETDQAQEGSSLGKSSDTKASESSLVTEAEGAKHYGPRDLENTKGWPCFQEIFMLAALHGEEVDTLKQYLLMQAKPGPWEFHSRVLTSQSPQEICDNIIREKILEYLPLEVPYGVVQVTEMWEEGPSGELLIVQKLVVPRKAHMMMLIGRGGKVISRIAQEAGQDLMNVFLCDVCLKLGVEMKS
- the ERAL1 gene encoding GTPase Era, mitochondrial isoform X2 — translated: MPAWGSGDPGAVSLTVLSPVQMLLAARPARAARRPGQDIIIYSRLLESCAPRAAATPARRSGSSSALGSILGIPAEKPADTLGQHPPPVATSKKEQYRLLQNRPDQPQNPKVLRIAIIGAPNAGKSTLSNQLLGRKVFPVSKKVHTTRCKARGVVTSGDTQLIILDTPGLTSPFKAKRHKLDEAMLTDPWDSVKHADLVLVLVDVSDHWTRNSLSKEVLRCLSRFPQIPSVLVLNKVDLLKKKFILLELVNDLTEGIVGGKKLEVTSAFKHNSCSSAKSPLQITEASPPENRAPVSQCLQETDQAQEGSSLGKSSDTKASESSLVTEAEGAKHYGPRDLENTKGWPCFQEIFMLAALHGEEVDTLKQYLLMQAKPGPWEFHSRVLTSQSPQEICDNIIREKILEYLPLEVPYGVVQVTEMWEEGPSGELLIVQKLVVPRKAHMMMLIGRGGKVISRIAQEAGQDLMNVFLCDVCLKLGVEMKS
- the ERAL1 gene encoding GTPase Era, mitochondrial isoform X1, which produces MAAPVALAAARAVRWAARAAAAGPLLLGPARLLESCAPRAAATPARRSGSSSALGSILGIPAEKPADTLGQHPPPVATSKKEQYRLLQNRPDQPQNPKVLRIAIIGAPNAGKSTLSNQLLGRKVFPVSKKVHTTRCKARGVVTSGDTQLIILDTPGLTSPFKAKRHKLDEAMLTDPWDSVKHADLVLVLVDVSDHWTRNSLSKEVLRCLSRFPQIPSVLVLNKVDLLKKKFILLELVNDLTEGIVGGKKLEVTSAFKHNSCSSAKSPLQITEASPPENRAPVSQCLQETDQAQEGSSLGKSSDTKASESSLVTEAEGAKHYGPRDLENTKGWPCFQEIFMLAALHGEEVDTLKQYLLMQAKPGPWEFHSRVLTSQSPQEICDNIIREKILEYLPLEVPYGVVQVTEMWEEGPSGELLIVQKLVVPRKAHMMMLIGRGGKVISRIAQEAGQDLMNVFLCDVCLKLGVEMKS